The genomic interval AGAGTGGCAGCATGGAGGTCCCTTTCCCCGAGTCGTGACGCTTTGGTAACGCACTATATCCGGAAATGGTAATGTGCAAACGGCTTTTTGCCAGAGGGACTTAATGCATGTCGCCCGGAAGTGTGCCGCGGTTCCGCGACGACGACATGCGGGACAAGTCTCAGTACTGATAGTCCTCGAAGACCGGTTCGACGGAGGCCCGCCAGCGGCCGTGATAGAGCGAAAGCAGATCCTCGGCGAGCGTCGCCTTCTTGGCCAGCACCTCGTCGAGCGGTGCCAGGAAGATACTCTCGTCCTGGCCTTCCCCGTTGAGCTTGCCGCGCGCTTTGAGGCCGGCCTTCGAAATGCCTATCACCTCGCGCGCCACTTCGAGAAGCGGGCGTCCGCGAAACTGCGCCTTCAGGCCTTCGGCCGGAACGGCATTGCGCAAGGCGCTGACTTCGGCAAAGCTCCAATCCTTCGTCAGCGCGTCGGCGGCCTCGAGTGCCGCGTCTTCGTAGAGCAAGCCGACCCAGAAGGCCGGCAAGGCACAGATGCGCCGCCACGGGCCGCCATCGGCGCCGCGCATTTCGAGGAAACGTTTCAGCCGGACATCGGGGAAGAGCGTCGAGAGATGGTTCGTCCAGTCGCCCATCGTCGGCGAGGGATCGGCGACTTCGCCCTTCAATGCGCCGTTCATGAACTGGCGGAAGGTCACATGCGTGCAATCGTGGTAGCGGCCGTCGCGGACGATGAAATACATCGGCACGTCGAGCGCCCATTCGGTATAGTCATTGAAGCCGAAATCGTCGCGGAAGGTGAAATCGAGCAGTCCGGAGCGCCGGTTGTCGGTATCGCGCCAGATATCGCCGCGCCAGGAAAGCAGCCCGTTCGGCTTACCCTCGGTGAAGGGCGAGGAGGCAAACAGCGCCGTCGCCAGCGATTGCAGCTTCATCGAGACGCGCATCTTCTGGCGCATGTCGGCTTCGGAGGAGAAATCGAGATTCACCTGGATCGTACAGGTGCGGTACATCATGTCGAGACCCTTGGTGCCGACTTTCGGCATATAGCGGGTCATGATCTCGTAGCGGGATTTCGGCATATGCGGGGTTTCCGCATAAGTCCATTTCGGACTGCCGCCGATGCCGAGGAAGCGAATGCCCATCGGTTCGGCGATTTCACGCAGCGTCGCGAGATGCTGGTTCGACTCCTTGCAGGTCTGATGGATCGTCTCCAGCGGCGCGCCGGAGAGTTCGAACTGACCGCCGGGCTCGATCGAAATCGCGCCCATGCCATTTTGCTCTGCAAGGCCGATGATGTTGTCGCCGTCCATGATCGGCTCCCAACCGCATTTCTTCTGCAGGCCGGAAAGCAGGGCCGAGATGCTGGCCTCGCCGAAATAGGGAACCGGGCTGTTGTCGGTGCGGAAGAAAGCGAACTTCTCGTGTTCGGTGCCGATCCGGAACCCCTCGCGCGGCTTGTTGCCCGCAGCGATATAATCGGTCAATTCCTGCACCGAAGAGAGCGGCGTCTGGTCGGTAGTGTCGCGGGCCATGCGGGTACCTGTATTCAAAAAGGCGCCCAGGGGGCCGGGCAATTGGAAGGTGATTAGGACCCAAGCCACGTCTGTTGCAAGTGAAATTCTTTCAACGAGGCATCAAAAAAATAGCTGCGATTTCCGTGTCCACCCGTTTTGCTGTCAGTTCCAGTCGCCGATCGCCGCCTGGACCACAGCCAGCGCCGCCACGGCTGCCGTGTCGGCCCTGAGGATGCGCGGTCCGAGCGGGATGGCGGTGACGAAATCGAGGCTTCGAAGCCGTGCGCGCTCCTCTTCCGAAAAGCCGCCTTCCGGCCCGACCAGCAAGGCGAGATGCCTTTCCGTGATCGTCGACAGCACCGGCAGCGGATTCTGCCCGGCATCACCCTCGTCGCAATAGATGATGCGGCGCTCGTGCGGCCAGCGGTCGAGCAGATCGAGGAGCCGCACTGGTTCGGCCACGTCGGGAATGCCGAGAATACCGCATTGCTCCGCTGCCTCGACGACATTGGCACGAAGCTTGTCGAGATTGGTGATCCTGCCCTGAACGTGCTGGGTCATCACAGGCTGCAGCAGGCCGGCTCCCATTTCGACCGCTTTCTGCACCAGATAATCCATGCGGCCGACCTTGAGCGGCGCAAAGAGATAGTGCAGGTCGGTGGGTGCCGGCTGCGGCCGCGTCTGTTCGATCGCCGAAAGCTGGATGCGTTTGCGGGTGGGGAAGGAGACGGTTGCCCTCCACTCGCCGTCACGGCCGTTGAAGACGAGGATCTCCGCCCCGTCCTCCATTCTCAGCACATTGGCGAGATAGTTGAACTGGTCGGCACTCGCCTCGAGGACGGTACCGCCCGAAAGCGGGGCATCGACGAAAAGCCGTTGCATGCGAAAATTGGCGCGCATTCGAAAAATCCGGGGCCTTAAAACATGTCTCGCAAAGTGTGCAGCCGTTTGCCAGGCAAAGCGTGAAACGCTTTTGCCGAGACATGCTAGAAAATAAAGACCTAAAGCGCGGCACGCCGATCTGAAGGAGCGACGCGCTTTAGACGAAGAGCGCGAACATAACCCAATAAATCAGCGCCGCAAGCGCTCCCGAAATGGGGACGGTGACGATCCAGGCGGCGACGATCGTCATGAAATGCGAGCGGCGCACGAGATAACGCCGCCGTCTCTCATGGATATTGGGCTCCTCCGGCTCGTCGACATCGAAGCTGTCGGCCTTGCGCCTGATATAGGCGATGCGGCGCTTCGAATGGCGCGTGTACCATTCGCGGAAGAATCCGACGCCGAAGACGGAACCGACGGCGATATGCGTCGTGCTGACCGGCAGGCCGAGCCAGGAGGCGACGATGACGGTGAAGGCGGTCGACAGCGCCACGCAATAAGCCCGCATCGGATTGAGCTTGGTGATCTCCTCGCCGACGAGGCGGATGAGCCGCGGCCCGAAAAGCAGCAGCCCGACGGAGATGCCGAAAGCGCCGATCAGCATCACCCAGAGCGGCGGATGCCCGATGGCGTCGCCGCCGGTGCCGACCGAATGGACGATCGCCGAAAGCGGCCCGATCGCGTTCGAAACGTCGTTTGCGCCATGCGCGAAGGAAAGCAGCGCCGCGGAGCCGATGAGCGGCAGCCGGAACAGCGTCCGCAGCGAGCCGTTGCGGTTTTCGAGACCCCGTGCCTGGGCGAGCACCAGCGGCCGCGCGGCAAGCCAGCTCACCAGCCCGATGCCGATCCCGATGAGGGTGATGGTGTAAGATGGAAATTTGTCCCGGGGCGACAGCTGCAGCACCATATAGGCCATGAAGGCGCCAGCCATGACCGCAACCAGCACCGGTACCCAGCGCCGGGCGGCCTCGACTTTGTCGTCGCGATAGATGATGAGCGTCTTGACGAGGTATAGCAGCCCGGCGGCGATCAGCCCGCCGATCAGCGGCGAGGTAATCCAGCTCGAGGTGATCTCCAGCATGACCCGCCAGTTCACCGGCGCCGGTCCGACCGCACCGATGCCGGCGCCGATCACCGCGCCGACGATCGTGTGGGTCGTGGACACCGGCGCGTTCATCCATGTCGCAAGATTGATCCAGAGGGCGGCCGCCGTCAGCGCCGCCATCATGATCCAGCCAAGAATTGCCGGCGGCACCTGGACGGCGTCGACGATATCGGAGGAGATCGTCTTGACGACCTCGCCGCCGGCGATCGTGGCGCCAAGGATTTCGAAAATCGCAGCGATGACCAGTGCCTGGCCCATCGTCATGGCGCGCGCGCCGACGGCCGCGCCCACGTTGTTTGTCACGTCATTGGCGCCGATGTTCATCGCCATGTAGCCGGCTAGTGCCGCCCCCGCCACGACGAGCACCGCTCCCGGCCGGTCGAAGACGTAGACGCCGGCAAAGAGCATCGCGAGGCCGACGAAAATCAGCCCGAGGCCAGGCGCCACCAGCCGCCGTAAAACATGCTTGGCCGCGTCCTCGGCATGAGTGAGCTTCTCGAGATCTTTGTCGAGCGTACGTTTCGTCAGGACTGCGGGACGTGGCGGCATTCTTTATTCCAGGGATGAATCTGCTTCTACGCTGCTTTACTAGCAGTGCAAGATGGCGGGATTCATTTCGCTGAAATTCGCTTTGCCACCGGAGTTTGCTTCACCGCCTTGGCCGAAAGCCTGTCGGCCATTTTTTGCTTGAAGGCGAGGAAAAGGTGTCGGAGTTCCGGTTCGCGCACGCGGCTTGCCGCCTCGTCAAACGAGACCCACTCGATGGCTCGCTCGCCCTTTTCCTTGAAGTTCTTCGCCATGTCGGTGACTTCGAGCGCGTAGACCTGCACCTTGCAGATCACCTGCACCCCGTCGCGCAGCACTTTCGGATAGGTGTAGGCGCCGAGCGTTTCCGTCTCGATCGCCCCGCGGACGCCTGCTTCTTCAAGAGCTTCCTGAGCGGCGACCTCATGGGCGCATTTTCCCTCCATCGGCCAGCCCTTGGGGATGACCCAGCGACCGGTATCGCGGC from Rhizobium lentis carries:
- a CDS encoding glutamate--cysteine ligase, producing the protein MARDTTDQTPLSSVQELTDYIAAGNKPREGFRIGTEHEKFAFFRTDNSPVPYFGEASISALLSGLQKKCGWEPIMDGDNIIGLAEQNGMGAISIEPGGQFELSGAPLETIHQTCKESNQHLATLREIAEPMGIRFLGIGGSPKWTYAETPHMPKSRYEIMTRYMPKVGTKGLDMMYRTCTIQVNLDFSSEADMRQKMRVSMKLQSLATALFASSPFTEGKPNGLLSWRGDIWRDTDNRRSGLLDFTFRDDFGFNDYTEWALDVPMYFIVRDGRYHDCTHVTFRQFMNGALKGEVADPSPTMGDWTNHLSTLFPDVRLKRFLEMRGADGGPWRRICALPAFWVGLLYEDAALEAADALTKDWSFAEVSALRNAVPAEGLKAQFRGRPLLEVAREVIGISKAGLKARGKLNGEGQDESIFLAPLDEVLAKKATLAEDLLSLYHGRWRASVEPVFEDYQY
- a CDS encoding 16S rRNA (uracil(1498)-N(3))-methyltransferase → MRANFRMQRLFVDAPLSGGTVLEASADQFNYLANVLRMEDGAEILVFNGRDGEWRATVSFPTRKRIQLSAIEQTRPQPAPTDLHYLFAPLKVGRMDYLVQKAVEMGAGLLQPVMTQHVQGRITNLDKLRANVVEAAEQCGILGIPDVAEPVRLLDLLDRWPHERRIIYCDEGDAGQNPLPVLSTITERHLALLVGPEGGFSEEERARLRSLDFVTAIPLGPRILRADTAAVAALAVVQAAIGDWN
- a CDS encoding inorganic phosphate transporter, whose amino-acid sequence is MPPRPAVLTKRTLDKDLEKLTHAEDAAKHVLRRLVAPGLGLIFVGLAMLFAGVYVFDRPGAVLVVAGAALAGYMAMNIGANDVTNNVGAAVGARAMTMGQALVIAAIFEILGATIAGGEVVKTISSDIVDAVQVPPAILGWIMMAALTAAALWINLATWMNAPVSTTHTIVGAVIGAGIGAVGPAPVNWRVMLEITSSWITSPLIGGLIAAGLLYLVKTLIIYRDDKVEAARRWVPVLVAVMAGAFMAYMVLQLSPRDKFPSYTITLIGIGIGLVSWLAARPLVLAQARGLENRNGSLRTLFRLPLIGSAALLSFAHGANDVSNAIGPLSAIVHSVGTGGDAIGHPPLWVMLIGAFGISVGLLLFGPRLIRLVGEEITKLNPMRAYCVALSTAFTVIVASWLGLPVSTTHIAVGSVFGVGFFREWYTRHSKRRIAYIRRKADSFDVDEPEEPNIHERRRRYLVRRSHFMTIVAAWIVTVPISGALAALIYWVMFALFV
- a CDS encoding NUDIX hydrolase, producing MTLLARLASDVQLMFRRPPRQQYGAICYRVKKKSGDVEVLLVTSRDTGRWVIPKGWPMEGKCAHEVAAQEALEEAGVRGAIETETLGAYTYPKVLRDGVQVICKVQVYALEVTDMAKNFKEKGERAIEWVSFDEAASRVREPELRHLFLAFKQKMADRLSAKAVKQTPVAKRISAK